The stretch of DNA AAAAGAGTATAATGAAGTAACAAAAGGATATTTAGATCCAACTATTGGTGATGTAGTGAATGCTTGGGGGTTTGGGGCTAAAGAAAAATTAGCACAAATTGATTCCGTTAAAATCGATTCTTTAATGCGTTTTGTAGGTATTCAAAACCTCAAAATTGAAAATAATCAATTAATTAAAAAATATCCAGAGACTTATTTAGAATTTAATGCTTTTGCAAAAGGTTATGCTTTGGATATTGTAGCTCGAATTTTAAATCAGCATGAAGTACAAAATTATTTAATTGAAATAGGAGGAGAGATTCGTTGTAAAGGAACTAACACAAAAGGAAAACATTGGTTGGTAGGTATAGATAAGCCTGTTGAGAATACAATTCATGGGGAGTTATCTGCTAAAGCTACTCTTTTCAATCAAAGTATGGCGACTTCAGGGAATTACCGTAAGTATTATGAGGATGAAATGGGAAATAAATATGTTCATACCATAGATCCACATACAGGATACCCAGCTCGTTCTAATTTATTGAGTGCTGTGGTTATTGCTGAAGATTGTATGACAGCAGATGCTTATGCAACCGCTTTTATGGCTATGGGAATGGAGAAAGTTCAATTGTTTTTATCTGAAAACCCTACCATTCAGAGTATGTTATTGTACGCAGATAAACAAGGGGGGATTAAAATATGGACTACTAAAGATTTTCCAATGGTTAAATAATAAGAAATATATTTTATGTCAAAAATAAAAGAAGTTAAATGGAATCGTGTTGCTGAAGCATTAGAAGAACATTCTTTCTTTAAAAAATATCCATCATTAGAAGTTCGAAAACAATTTAGTCTTCAAACGGATACAGAATTAATTGCTCGTTTTTCTTTTTTACAAGAAGGAAAACCAATAGTTATTCAAGGTAAAACAATTGTAGAGTTAAAACTAGCACTAGGTAATCCCTTGATTGAATCAGAATTGGTAAAGCAAATTATAGAAATATTACAAGAAGAAATGATGTAAAAAAAATTAAGAAGGCGGTATTAAGAATTTTTATAAGTCTTATCATGTAGTCTAACTACCAGCCACCACTGGCACCACCACCTCCAAAGCTTCCGCCACCACCAAAACCTCCGAAGCCTCCGCTACCACCACCGAAGCCACCAGAACCTCCCCAAGAGCTTCTTCCGGATCCTGTTAGAATAATATCAATTGGGCTTACAGGTCTTCTATAACGTCTTCCTCCATTGCCTCCTCGGCCACCTCCATCTTTACCTCCAAATCGAGAAATAATAATGATTAAAATAAAGATGATTAAAAAGATTACAATAGGGGAGATGGTAATATCTTCTTGTTGTTTAGGACGATCATTGTATTTTCCCTGGAGAACTTGGAAAATAGCATCGGTACCTTTGTCTAAGCCTCCATAGAAATTATTTTGCTTAAAATAAGGTGTAATGTCATTAGAAATGATTTGTTTAGCACGAGTTGCGGTTAAATAAATATTGGTTCCATAACCATTTTGAATGGCAATTTTACGATCCCCTTTACTAACTAAAATAACAATCCCGTTATCTTTTTCTTTTTCCCCAATTTTCCAATCTTCCCCAATTTGAGCTGCTACCATGTTTTCATTGGCACCTTCTAAGCTATTAAGGGTTACAATTAAGATTTCAGTAGAGGTGTTATTAAAATGATTAATCAATTTAGTATTCAATAATTGTTCTTCACGATCAGTTAATAAATTAGCGTAATCATTAACAGGATAAATTTTCCCTTCAGGCTTTTTAGGAACTTGTCCAAAAGCGATAAAGAAACTAAAAAGAAATAAGAGTATATAATTAGCCTTTACTAATTTCATCGGGAAGTTCATTAATATCATCTTTTTGATAAGGAAAGTAATGTTGTAAAGATTCTCCTGCCATTTGAATCCCTTTAATCAAACCTTCAGCGTAACGTTCTTTTTTAAAATGTAAGATGATTTGATCTTTGATATCATTCCAAAAATTTAAAGGAACTTTTTTATCAATACCTTCATCTCCAATTACAGAAAAAGTTTTGTTTTTAACGGATACATGAAACAAGATACCGTTTTGATCTTTCGTTTCATTCATTTTGAGTAAGTAGAAAACTTCTTGAGCACGTTCTATTTGTCCACCATCAATATCTTGATCAATGTGAACGCGAATTTCACCTGAAGTTAATTTTTCAGCTTGTTGAATAGCTTGAACAATTTGTTTTTCTTCTTCTGTGCTTAAGAAGTTTTCTACAACGCTCATATTATATCTTGTAAGATATTAAAATTCAACTTTAGGGGCTTTCTCAGATCCTTGTTCTGCTTTGAAATAACCCATTTCAAGAAAGTTGGTAAAGTTGGCCACTATATTTTGTGGAGCTTTTTTAATATACGTATTGTATTCTTGAACTTTTGTGTTAAATTTTTGTCTTTCAAACTTAATTTCGTTTTCAACACTACTTAATTCAGCTTGTAAAGCCATGAAATTTTCATTTGCCTTCAAATCTGGATAAGCTTCAAAAGTGGCTAATAATTTTGATAATGAAGAACTTAAACCTGATTGAGCACTTTGGAAAGCTGCAATGTTTTCAGGAGTTAAATTTGAAGCATCAATATTAATCTTGGTAGCATTAGCACGGGCTTCAATTACTTCGGTAAGGGTTCCTTTTTCGTGTTCAGCATATCCTTTTACCGTATTAACCAAATTAGGTACTAAATCAGCTCTTTTTTGGTAGGCAGACTCAACATTAGCCCATTGTGATGTAGCAGGTTCTTTTAAACCAACCATATTGTTGTAAATTCCTACTCCCCACATGATTGCAGCTAGAGCAAGTCCTACAATTGCTAAAACGGAAATACATCCAATTTTTTTCATAATTTTTAATTCTAATAATTTATTGATACAAATATACGGTTTTTATTAAGTATGAAGTAGTAAGTATGAAGTATTGCAAATCAAAGATTGATAAAAAGGAGTAGAAAATACTTAAAAGTGAATAACAAAAGGTGAAAAGCTTGAATAGTCTTATTAATTTGTTGTAGACTGTATTCAAAACTTATTCATCACATATGATTCATATTTCCTTTAACTCAAAACCAATAACTTTTAATTAATGTCCCAATTTTTTCTTTAAATCAGCCATTTGTATAGCTGCAATAGCACATTCAACACCTTTGTTTCCATGTTTTCCTCCCGAACGATCTATAGCTTGTTGTTCTGTATGATCGGTTAGAAGACAAAAAATAGCAGGAGTGTCGGTTAGAATATTAATGTCTTTAATTCCTTGAGAAACAGCTTCGCAAACAAAGTCAAAATGCTTAGTTTCACCTTGTATTACACTTCCGATAGCTAAAACAGCATCTACATTTTGTGTCTTAGCCATTTGATTACTTCCATAAATTAATTCATAACTACCTGGAACATGCCAAATCGTAATGTTTTCGTCCTTAGCACCGTTTTCTTTGAATGCTTGTATAGCTCCTTTTAATAAGTTGCCTGTAATGTGCTGATTCCACTCTGAAACAACAATGCCGAATCGTAAAGAATCGGCATTTGGTACGTTTTGGCTGTTGTATTCAGATAAATTTTTATTTACTGTAGCCATAATTTATTTTTATTTTGCGCGTGCAATGTATTTATCAATATCAGTAGCATAATTAGATTCTCCATATTGCTCTTTTATTTGAGTGAAGAATTTTAATGCTTGATCTTTTTTATTAAGGGTTAAAGCTAATTTTCCAGCTTTTAACAGATACATAGGTGTTGTAAACTCATTATCACGAGCATTTGCTGCATTTTGATAATATTCTAACGCTTTCTCATATTCAGCAGTTTGTACTAAACAATCTCCTTGCATACCAATTTTCATTGCAGCCAAGATTTCATCATTGGCATCAAATGCATTTAAATTATCAAAAGCTTTTGAGTAATCTCCTTGTTTATAATTTGCAACTGCAGCATAATAATTTGCTAAATTCCCAGCATTAGTTCCACTGTATTTTTCTTTAATCTCATTCAACCCGATATAACCACCACTTTGCCCATCTAAAGCAAGGTTTAATGAATCTTTATCTAGTTCTACTTTAGCATTATATAAATCTTTAGTAGCAACTTGGTTTTGAGGTTCTTGATATAGTTTTACATAAGCGAAATAAGCTAAAACAATAGCTAATAATACACCAAATACTATAGAGATAGGCTTTGCATTTTTTTCTAAAAACTGTTCTGATTCTATTGCAGATTGATCTAAGCTTTCAAAAACTTCTTTTGTTGTACTTTCTTCAATTGCTTTTTTATTGTATTTCTTTTTCGCCATAACTAAACGATTGTTATCTATAAATTTCGAGCAAAAATAAAGAAATTATCTTACATAATAAAAGTTATTTTTACCTTTGTTGGAATATGTTTCTGAAATCACTTAATATCGTCAACTTTAAAAATTTTGAATCATCTGATTTTATCTTTTCTGATAAAATTAATTGTTTAGTAGGAGAGAATGGAGTAGGAAAAACCAATGTGTTGGATGCTATTCATTACTTAAGTTTTTGTAAAAGTTATTTTAATTTAGTTGATTCTCAAAATATTAATCATGATGCTTCCTTTTTTATGTTGGAAGGAGTTTTTGATAAAAATGAACGAAAAGAAGAAGTGTATTGTGGTTTGAAACGAGGGCAAAAGAAGATTGTTAAGAAAAATAATAAAGCATATTCAAGACTTTCAGATCATATAGGGCAGTACCCTTTGGTCATTATTTCACCTTATGATAGAGACCTTATTACAGATGGAAGTGATGTGAGACGAAAGTTTATGGATAATGTGATAGGACAATCGGATAAGAATTACTTAGCGACTTTAATAGCTTATAACCGTATACTTTCACAACGAAATGCATTATTGAAATATTTTGCGCAAAATGGTCGTTTTGATGCTACATCATTAGCTGTTTATGATGAACAATTAATCGAATATGGAACTCAAATTCATGAAAAGAGGAAAGCATTCGTGAGGGAATTTTTACCTGTGTTTTTAAAACATCATCAAACAATTTCAAAAGGGAAAGAAGAAGTTGAGATTGTATATGAATCGCATTTGAATGAGAAAGTGTTTACAGAGGTTTTAAGAGATGGTTTAGCAAAAGATAAAGTATTGCAATACACTTCGGTAGGAATCCATCGTGATGATTTGAGTTTTTTGATCAAAACATTCCCTGTGAAAAAGTTTGGTTCACAAGGACAACAAAAATCATTTACTATTGCATTAAAATTAGCACAATTTGATTTTATTAAGGAGCATTTAGGAGTAAAACCTATTTTATTGTTAGATGATGTTTTTGATAAGTTAGATGAAAATCGAGTATCACAATTGGTTTTTATGGTAAATGAAGATCATTTTGGACAAATTTTTATTTCCGATACACATCCTGAAAGAATGAAAGAAATTGTAGATCGAATTCATGGAGAACATAAAATTTTTCAATTAAAATGAGTGATGCAAAACCATTAAAAGGTGTTTTTGATGCTATGATCGAGCGTTATAAAATGAAAGATCATTTTAAAGTAGAGCAAATTAAATCACTTTGGGAAGAAACGGTAGGAGCTTATATAGCTAATTATACAGAGAAGTTGGTGATTAAAAAACACATTTTGTATGTGAAATTAAAATCACCTGAGTTACGAAATGAATTACAGTATGCTAAAACCAAATTAATTAAGAGTCTTAACCATAAAATAGGAGAAGATTATATAAAAGATATAAAATTTGGATAAAAGTTTCTTATGATTCAATTAGTTTGATGATTTCTGGGGCAAAAGGTGTTACATTAGAAGGAAAATATTGAATCCATTCTCCATTTTCATCAATAAAAAATTTATTAAAATTCCAATTGACTTCTACATCTGCTTTACCGTTTAATTTTCGATTGGTTAACCATTTGTAAACAAGATTTTTATTTGATCCTTTAACATCAATTTTAGTCATCATTGGAAAAGTAACGCCATAGTTTTCTTGACAAAACTGTTGAATTTCTAAGTTAGAACCGGGTTCTTGTCCTCCAAAATTATTAGAAGGAAAACCAATAATGATAAAATTATGGTCCTTATATTGATCATATAGTTTTTGTAATGCTGCATATTGTTTGGTGTATCCACATTTTGAAGCTGTATTAACAATTAATACTTTTTTACCTTTTAATAGATCAAAAGAAAATAAAGTATCATGAATATCATTTGTTTTTAAGTCATAAAATGAGCTTGGTTGAGTTTGAGTTATTTTGGAAGAGGAATTATTTGAAACAGGAGTATTATTTTTTTTACAAGAAAAAATGATACTACAAATAATTAATAGAGTTAATATTTTGTTCATTTGATATTGATTTTCAATCAAAAATAGGGATTTTAATTTATAATTATTTATTATTTTCGATGTATAAAATGAAAAATCATGAATTTAATTATAGAGGGAGCAGTCAGTACAAAAGAAAATAAACAAACAATATTAAATTTATTAAAGCATGCAGCAACTTGGTTAAAAGACGATGGTGTAGATCATTGGCGTGTTTGGTTAAATCCTACAGAAGAACGATTAAATTGGATGGAAGAAGGGTTGAATAAAGGACAATTTTATTTATTGTATACTACGGAGAAGGATTTAATTGGAATGTACCGCTTAATGTATGAAGATGAATTGTATTGGGGGAAAACAGAAGATAAAGCAGCTTATGTACATTCTTTAGTAGTTAAAAATAATTTTAAGGGACAAGGAGTAGGAACAAAAGTTTTAGAAAGAATTGAAAAGGATTTAATAAATAAAAACTTTGATTTTTTTAGGTTAGATTGTAATGGAGAAAACACAAAACTTTGTGCTTACTATGAAAAGGCAGGATTTAAAAAGGTAGGAGAAATTAAAATGCCTCATTCACTTAATTTTTTGTATGAAAAGAAATTGAATTGATAGGAGATTTTTATCTTTGCAGTATGAAATACAGAAGACTAGCAAAAGAACAATTAGAAGCTTTACATGAAGATTTTTCTAAGTTTTTAGCATTACAACAAATTGATGCCAAAGAATGGACTGATTTAAAGGAAAATCAGCCTGAAGTTGCTGAACAAGAAATTGATGTGTTTAGTGATTTAGTTTGGGAAAAAATTTTAAATAAGGTTGAATATTTGGAGCATATTTCTCCTAATGTATTGAATTTGTTTAAATGTAATGAAACCAATATTGAGCGAATTGTTATAGAATCGGAGATTAAAGATTTTTCTTCTCAAGAAAATATTCAATGGATTTTGGATAATTTACATGAAGATAAAATTCAAATAATGAAAGGAGCAAAAAACTATACTAAGGAACGAAATGCTGAACTTTTTGATTTAATTGAAAAGGGAGCAGAATTTTCAAAAGGAGAATTGTTTGAAGCGATACTTTCGAACGGATAATATACGTTAAAGAGTTACTTAAATAAAAAAAGCCATCCTGAATTTATTTCGGGATGGCTTTATATTTTAAATAAAAGAAGTTATTAAATATTACTTAATAAATCTTGTAATTTTTCTTTTTCTTGAGTTGCTAAGTCAGCATCTACTAAAATACGACCACTATGCTCATCAATCACAATTTTTTTACGTTGTGCGATTTCCATTTGCATTTGTGGAGGAATGGTAAAATAAGAACCAGATGATGCTCCTCTTTCAACAGGAACAACAGCTAAACCATTTTTTACTTTTGATCTGATTCGTTTATAAGCTGTTAGTAAACGATCTTCAATATTCTTTGAATACTCAGCTGATTTTGAATTTAAGAAATCTTCCTCTTTCTTCGTTTCAGCAATTAAAGAGTCTAACTCACCTTTTTTGTGTTTTAAATGCTCTTTTAAACTGGTTAATTTTTCATCAGCAGAAGCAATAGTCTCTTTGTATTGTTCAGTTTTAGCTTTAAATTCTTTTATTCTTTTATTAGCTAATTGAATTTCTAGACCTTGGTACTCAATTTCTTTTGTCAAAGCATCAAATTCACGATTGTTTCGTACATTTTCTTGTTGCTTTTCGTATTTTTTTATTTGAGCTTCAGAAGTTTTAATTTCTTCTTTTTTAGTTTTTATTCGTGTGTCAAAATCTTTGATTTTATCTGTAAGACCTGAAATACGTGTTTCAATTCCTGCTATTTCATCTTCTAAATCTTCAACTTCTAAAGGTAATTCACCACGGGTAAATTTAATTTCATCAATTCTTGAATCGATTAATTGTAAATCGAATAATGCTCTTAGTTTATCTTCTACAGTTAATTCTTGTTGTTTCTTAGCCATATTTAATAATAATTGACAGGATTAGTATTTACCTCAGATAAGGCGAATGCAAAATTAGTAAATTTTTTTGTAAGGACATCATATAAAAGTGATTTTATGAATTGTTCACTTTCATAATGTCCAATATCACAAATTAAAATTTGATTTTCAGAACTAAAGAATTCATGATATTTAAAATCTCCTGAGATGTAAGCATCTGCTTCAACCCGTTTAGCTTGTTCCAATCCAAAGCTACCAGAGCCACCTAAAACAGCTATTTTTTGTATGGTTTTTCCTGTTAATTTAGAATGTCGAATACAATCTGTAGGTAATTTTTCTTTTACAAAGGCTAAAAACTCGTGTTCATCCATAGGTTTAGGTAAATTACCATACATACCAATCCCAATATGTTGGTTAATATTATCTAATGATGTGATTTCATAGGCAACTTCTTCATAAGGATGTACTTTTTTTAAAGTTGAAACAATACGATGTTCTAAATACCATGGAAAAGTCATGTTGACAGCTGTTTCTTTTTCAAAGTGGAGCATTTCTTTTTTTCCTAAAGTAGGATTACTCTCTTTATTTCCTTTAAAACTTCCCATTCCTTCAATGTTGAAGCTACAATGATCATAATTGCCAATAGAACCAGCTCCAATAGAGAATAAAGCATCTCGTACTTTTTCAGTTGAATCAATAGGAACATAGAAAGTGAGTTTTTTAATTGTATTTTCTTTAGGAATCAATATTTTAATATCAGAAAGGTCTAAAATATCACATAATTTTTTATTGCTTCCCTGCCATGCAAAATCGAGATTGGTATGAATAGCATAGATAGAAATATCATGTTTGATAGCCTTTAAAACTACACGTTCTACATAATTTTTTCCTGTAATACGTTTTAATCCTTTAAAAATGATAGGATGGAAGGTTATAATAAGGTTTGCTTTTTTTTGAATAGCCTCTTCTACAACTTCCTCAGTACAATCTAATGTTAACAAGGCTTTAGAAACGGTTTGTTTACTATTCCCTATTAGTAATCCTACATTGTCAAAACTTTCAGCGTAGGGTTGGGGAGCAATTTCTTCTAAAGCGTTCGCAATATCTTGTACGGTCATATGATTATTTTTTATCAAAGATACTAAAGAAAAAAAGAGACTGAAAAAAATTTCCAATCTCTTTTTAAGTAATATAGAAAAGTGAAATGTAATTACTTAATTGACCATACTGAGTAACTTTTAGGGGGGGTCTGAATTTTTACCCATCCATTTCCTTGTGTTGTTGGTTGCCAGTTTGAGTGTCCGGTATAATCTTTTATTATAGTGTTATTCCAATTGGTTTGAATCCATCTTTCTTGCCAATAATCAGCATTGTTGATATAAATGATTAACCCTGCTTTTTCAGCATGACCGTTTCTTTTTGCAATGTATTCATCATGATCAGTCCATAAGTTTGTTGTAGATCCTGCTGCTAAATTATTATGGATCCAAATAAGGTTGTTTAAACGTTCTTTATCAAGCCATTCTTCATAGTCTTGATAGAAGATAGTAGGATAACCTTCATGAGTTAAAATATAGGCATAAGCTAACATTTTATTCCAAATTTCATCTGTGTCATGATTGGTCACAAATGTTACAGCTTTAAAAGGGTTTCGTTTTAAGAGCATGTCGTTGTTTAGTTTTGTAAGATCATTATTATCAAATGCAGCATCCATAGCATAATAACAAGCAAAATCAAAAGCAGTAGAATTGGCTGCATTTGCCCATGATTCTAGCGTACTGGCATTACCATCCCATAATTCTCCTACTGAGAAACCACCATTGTGATTAAGCCATTCTTTTACAACCCAAGGTTCAAATCCTTTTACAAAGTCAAAACGCCATCCGTCAAAACCGATATCATTCATATAAAATTTTGCAACCGATTCATCAGAACGCCATAACCAGTCTTGAACATAACTTTTATGATGACATAAATCTGGGAATCCTCCAAAAACACCCGTATCATTTGAATGAGAATCATTTGGATGAAAATCATATTGTGTACGTGTGAATTTACCTGAAGCAATTTCAGTAAAATCAGTCCATGTTTTAGTACCTGTAAAAATATTATCTTCTTGTTTATCTGCTCCAGAATTATGATTTATAACAATGTCTGCAATAACAGCAATATTATGATTATGAGCATTGGCAACTAAGTTTCGTAATTCGTCTTCTGAGCCAAAGCGGGTTTCGGTAGAACCCTTTTGATCATATTTTCCTAAATCGAAGTAATCATAAGGATCATATCCCATAGAAGTAGCTCCATTCATAGCTTTTGAAGCGGGAGGGAGCCAAATCGCATCGATACCAGCTTGTTCCCAATCTCCAATTTTTTGAGAGACTGTATTCCACCAATTTCCACCAGCAGGGACATCCCAATAGAAAGCTTGCATCATAACCTTACTACCAGTATTCAAGATCGTTCTTGAACTTTTAGTAGGTGCTATAGCTGTTGATTCAGTTGTTATTTCGTTTGTATCATCATTACAATTAGTTGTTATGATACTGAGTAAAATAGAAAAAGTAAGTAAGTTTATTCTTTTCATTGTGAAATTTTTGTTAAAGATATGAAAAAAATACATAATTATGTATGTAGTATTTGATAATTATGTTTATTAGTGAATTTGTAAATACTTTACTATTTTAGCAACCTATGTTATTAAAAAAGTTAAGGTTAATATTATTCCCATTATCGATATTGTATGGATGCATAATGTATTTTAGGAATTTGTTATATGATAAGGGGATATTTAAATCGACTTCTTTTGGTATTCCAATCATCTGTATAGGAAACTTGAGTGTGGGAGGTACTGGAAAAACACCGCATACAGAATATTTGGTACGTTTATTAAAAAGAAATTATCATATTGCTATATTAAGTAGGGGTTATGGTAGAAAGAGTAAAGGGTATATTTTGAGTAACGAAGAAGCTACTGCTGAAACATTGGGAGATGAACCTTTACAATTTTATTCAAAATTTGGAGAAGAAATAATCGTAGCTGTTGATGAGAATAGAGTAGAAGGGGTACAAAATTTAATTCGAGATGTAAATCCAGAGATTGTTTTGTTGGATGATGCTTTTCAACATCGCGCTATTAAGGCAGGTTTTTATATTCTTTTAACACCTTATGAAGATTTATTTACGGATGATTACATTTTACCTGCAGGTAATTTGCGAGAGTCTAGAAAAGGGGTGGAACGAGCTAATATTGTAGTAGTGACAAAATGTCCGAATGAATTAAATTTAAAAAATAAAAATATAATAATCAGTAATATAAATAGTTTATCTAAAGTAAAAGTTTATTTCTCTTCTGTTGAGTATGATAATAAAATTTATGGTGTTGATGAATTGGATTTAGAATCTATTTATGGTCAAAAAATAGTAATGGTGACAGGGATAGCTAATCCAAAACCTATGGTTGAGTACTTAAAAGATAAAGTTCAAATTGAAGAACATTTGGCTTTTTCAGATCACTATAATTTTACTGAAAAAGAGGTATCTTTGATTAAAGAAAAAGCAAAAGATAAACTAATTCTTACAACTGAAAAAGATTATATGAGGTTACAACAATTTGAGTTCTTAAGAGAAAATTTATATTATTTGCCAATTCAGATTAGGATGGATAAACCGAATGAATTTAATCAAGAAATACAACAATTTATCAATCGTTTTTAATATCGTAGATGCCTGCTTGCCTGAAAGCTTTTTTAGAAGCTTCTGTAACATCTCCTTCAAATCCTTTTTCATAACGAGTGTCCAACACATATGCTTTAATTTTAACATTAGTAGAAGGATTACTATGAAAATGATCAAAAAATAGAATGGTAATGGGTTTGTCTAAATTTAAAAAACGAGAAGTAGCTGCAGCTTCGTAAGCAATTTTTCTTACTTGTTCAACATTAATATTAATGGGCAACCATAAGTTGACGACAACCATACAGTCTAAAGCTCCAGCATTTGCATTTGAAATATTATCGCTAATGATAGTTGAATTAGGAATGGTAACCAAATTATCGTCTAATGTATTAATTTGAGTGTTTCTTAAACCAATATTGACTACTTCTCCGTAATTCCCTTTAATGTTGATGCGATCTCCAATTTGAAAAGGTTTGTCTAAAATAATTAAAATTCCTCCAAAAATATTTTTAAGAATATCTTGTAAGGCGAAACCTAATGCTATAGACAGTGAAGCCAAACCGGCATATACTTTTTCTGCTGTTGGTTCAAATAGTGTAAAAATAAGAGCATTAATACCGATAATCCATATTAAAATATTGATTACCGGTTGAGCACGAAGAATTTTTAAACGATGACGATTAAATTTATTAACCAATTTGTCAAATAACCAATCAACTGTTTTGATAGAACCCCAAATTAAAATTAAAACCACTATAACGGTTAAAATAATAGTAGGAGAAATAAAATCAGTAGCCTTGTCTAAGGCATCACTTACATTATTGGAAACATCTCCAACAGTTTCTTTTACTTGATCTTGAGCAAGAAAAAAGCTTGAAATAAATAAAAATATAGAGGATAATGGTGTTTTCATTGTTATTTAAAATTTCGGTTTAAAATACTGTGCATAAGACTCTTTAAATCGGAATGATATAAAAGATTAATAGTGATTTCTTTTTGATTTGAAATGAGAATTAAATTTTTCTCAAGTAAATTTTCAATAGAAAGACGGATGGACTTACTAGAGTTTCT from Flavobacteriaceae bacterium UJ101 encodes:
- a CDS encoding alpha-amylase (Belongs to the glycosyl hydrolase 13 family.; KEGG: coc:Coch_0631 alpha-amylase) produces the protein MKRINLLTFSILLSIITTNCNDDTNEITTESTAIAPTKSSRTILNTGSKVMMQAFYWDVPAGGNWWNTVSQKIGDWEQAGIDAIWLPPASKAMNGATSMGYDPYDYFDLGKYDQKGSTETRFGSEDELRNLVANAHNHNIAVIADIVINHNSGADKQEDNIFTGTKTWTDFTEIASGKFTRTQYDFHPNDSHSNDTGVFGGFPDLCHHKSYVQDWLWRSDESVAKFYMNDIGFDGWRFDFVKGFEPWVVKEWLNHNGGFSVGELWDGNASTLESWANAANSTAFDFACYYAMDAAFDNNDLTKLNNDMLLKRNPFKAVTFVTNHDTDEIWNKMLAYAYILTHEGYPTIFYQDYEEWLDKERLNNLIWIHNNLAAGSTTNLWTDHDEYIAKRNGHAEKAGLIIYINNADYWQERWIQTNWNNTIIKDYTGHSNWQPTTQGNGWVKIQTPPKSYSVWSIK
- a CDS encoding mechanosensitive channel MscK (Mechanosensitive channel that opens in response to membrane tension and specific ionic conditions. Requires high concentrations of external K(+), NH(4)(+), Rb(+) or Cs(+) to gate. May participate in the regulation of osmotic pressure changes within the cell, although it does not appear to have a major role in osmolarity regulation. Forms an ion channel of 1.0 nanosiemens conductance. The channel can remain active for between 30 seconds and over 3 minute; it does not desensitize upon extended pressure. Its activity is masked in wild-type cells by the MscS channel; Belongs to the MscS (TC 1.A.23) family.), which encodes MKTPLSSIFLFISSFFLAQDQVKETVGDVSNNVSDALDKATDFISPTIILTVIVVLILIWGSIKTVDWLFDKLVNKFNRHRLKILRAQPVINILIWIIGINALIFTLFEPTAEKVYAGLASLSIALGFALQDILKNIFGGILIILDKPFQIGDRINIKGNYGEVVNIGLRNTQINTLDDNLVTIPNSTIISDNISNANAGALDCMVVVNLWLPININVEQVRKIAYEAAATSRFLNLDKPITILFFDHFHSNPSTNVKIKAYVLDTRYEKGFEGDVTEASKKAFRQAGIYDIKND
- a CDS encoding GTP cyclohydrolase 1 type 2 like protein (Belongs to the GTP cyclohydrolase I type 2/NIF3 family.), whose amino-acid sequence is MTVQDIANALEEIAPQPYAESFDNVGLLIGNSKQTVSKALLTLDCTEEVVEEAIQKKANLIITFHPIIFKGLKRITGKNYVERVVLKAIKHDISIYAIHTNLDFAWQGSNKKLCDILDLSDIKILIPKENTIKKLTFYVPIDSTEKVRDALFSIGAGSIGNYDHCSFNIEGMGSFKGNKESNPTLGKKEMLHFEKETAVNMTFPWYLEHRIVSTLKKVHPYEEVAYEITSLDNINQHIGIGMYGNLPKPMDEHEFLAFVKEKLPTDCIRHSKLTGKTIQKIAVLGGSGSFGLEQAKRVEADAYISGDFKYHEFFSSENQILICDIGHYESEQFIKSLLYDVLTKKFTNFAFALSEVNTNPVNYY
- the lpxK gene encoding tetraacyldisaccharide 4'-kinase (Transfers the gamma-phosphate of ATP to the 4'-position of a tetraacyldisaccharide 1-phosphate intermediate (termed DS-1- P) to form tetraacyldisaccharide 1,4'-bis-phosphate (lipid IVA); Belongs to the LpxK family.; KEGG: pdi:BDI_3942 tetraacyldisaccharide 4'-kinase): MYFRNLLYDKGIFKSTSFGIPIICIGNLSVGGTGKTPHTEYLVRLLKRNYHIAILSRGYGRKSKGYILSNEEATAETLGDEPLQFYSKFGEEIIVAVDENRVEGVQNLIRDVNPEIVLLDDAFQHRAIKAGFYILLTPYEDLFTDDYILPAGNLRESRKGVERANIVVVTKCPNELNLKNKNIIISNINSLSKVKVYFSSVEYDNKIYGVDELDLESIYGQKIVMVTGIANPKPMVEYLKDKVQIEEHLAFSDHYNFTEKEVSLIKEKAKDKLILTTEKDYMRLQQFEFLRENLYYLPIQIRMDKPNEFNQEIQQFINRF